AGTCAAAAAAACTGGGAAAATTGAAAACAATCCCTCATTTGACTTCACAGGAGCTCAAAAAACTTTAGCGCTTCCTCTTCCGCATCTTCCAGGGTAGCAAGATCGATTTCCCCCTTTTCGACTCTCTCCTGGAGGCTTTTTTTGATGAAATCGAACGCCCGTTGTCTGGCCGTTTCGATATCGTCGACATAGGCACAGCCGTTGAAGCTGTAGGGCCGTTCGTTTTCGATGCAAACGACGGCTCCCTCCACCTCTTTCTCCAGAAATTCCGCCACTTCCCGCGCATTGATGCCGAATTCGCAACTGTACCAGATCAGATCGTCGAGCTCTTTGTCCAAAAATTCGGTGATGCCGTCAGCCGTGGTGTCCTGATAGAGGGCGAAAGGCTCGTTGGCTGCCAGAAGCTCCTGCCAGGCGCGTCCTGCGTAGATGGCGATTTTATCCCCCTCGTCTTTCACTTCGTAGTTGTCTGTGAGTATTTTGGCCAGTGGAGTCGGCCTGGAAACGGCCGTGCCCACCAGGGATTTGGGCGTGCCGACGAAAATGTAGGGCTGAGAGGGTAGATCACCCGATGCGTCGAGGATGTCGCCGCCCAGGGTGATGGCGATCGGCTTTTGCGCATTGACGGCGTCAAGAAAGCTCTTTTTGTCGACTTTTATATCGTGATTGAGAAGATTGTAAAAGGTCATCGGTTCTCCATTTGTGTTGGCATGTGGATGCTGTGCAACCTCAGCTGTCGATTGTAATAAAAAAGCAACAGAGCGACCTTTTCTCTCCCTTTTAACTTGCGGTTTTCAATTTTTTACTATCCGATGAATTTGCCGCTTCGCAGCCGCTGCGCCTCCATCAGTTCGATCTCCCTGGCACCGGATACGACGATGTTGCTGTCGGGAACGTAGTCGAGCATTTCGTCGCGTCCCTCGTAATGGATGGAATTGAGGATGACCCGCATGACATTGAGGCGGGCGAGATGCTTGTTGTCGGAGCGGATGATGGTCCAGGGGGCGATGGTGGTGTGGGTGTGTTTGAGCATCTCATACTTCATGTTGGTGAAGTCGTCCCACCGCTCCTGTGCCTGCAGGTCGACTTCGCTCAGTTTCCATTGGCGCAGAGGGTCGGTCTTGCGACGTTCGAAACGGCGGCGCTGTTCCTCTTTCGTCACACTGAAATAGAGTTTGATGAGTATGATGCCGTTGCGGACCAGTCCCTTTTCGAAGCTTGGGGTGTCTTCGATGAATGTCCGGTATTCCTCGGGTGTGCAGAAACCGAATACCGGTTCCACCATTGCGCGGTTGTACCAGCTGCGGTCGAAAAGCACGATTTCGCCGCCCCGGGGAAACTGCTCCACGTAGCGCTGGAAATACCACTGTGTCCTCTGCTCTTCGGTCGGTTTGCCCAAAGCGACGACACGGTAATGTTTTTCGTTCATGTAGCGGGTGACACGGCGAATCGTTCCTCCCTTGCCCGCGGCGTCCCGTCCTTCAAAGAGAATGATCATTTTCAGCTTATTGATTTCCAGATGTTTCTGAAGTTTGATGAGTTCTGCCTGGTAGGGTTTGAGTTCCTCGGCCTCGAGATACTTCCTTATCGCCTTTTTCTTTTTCAAAAGAACCGGCAGCGGGTCGCTGTTGCCGCATACTTCCACGTCTTCGAATTCTTTCAACTCTTCCATCGTTTCATTCTTTTTGGCCAAAACACAACCTCCTCTTTATCTTTTTTTATTGTATCATTTTAAGACTCAATAAGAGGCTAAAGAATGGATTATAAAAAGATTGAGGAATTGATCGGACGAATCGAAGCGGCGGAGAGTGAACTCTACCGGGAGCTGGCCGGGGAGACGAAAACGATCACATGCGATTTTGCGGAAGAATATATCCCTCTTTGGACCTATATTCGCCGGGGGAATCCTAAATATGCGCTTTCGGCCCCCATAATCTACGCCATGATCGTGCCGGCACTCGTCATGGATGCCTCCGTTACGGTCTACCAGGCGACCTGTTTCCCCCTCTACGGCATTCCGAAGGTCGCAAGAGGCGACTACATCGTTTTCGACAGACACCGTCTGAGCTATCTCAACGCCCTTCAGAAACTCAACTGCGTCTATTGCGCCTACTTCAACGGGCTGATCGCCTATGTCCGGGAGATCGCTTCGAAAACCGAGCAGTTCTGGTGTCCGATACGCCACAGCAGGCGCATACGGGGTCCCCACCGCCGCTACTGGCACTTCCTGCGATACGGTGACGGCAAAGATTTGAAAAGGAGATGGATGAAAATGCGTGAAACATTGAGGGACGAGGAGAAACAGTAGTGGATATCAAAGCGTGTCTGAACGAGTACATCAAAGAACTTGAAAACGAGGTGATGAAGATTGTCTCGAATCCAAGAACCGACAAAAAGACGAAAAACCTGGCCATGAAACCTTTGACGAGCAAGAAACAGATCATCCTCAACACGATCGACGCTCTCGATCTGGTGGACAGGGTGCATGCAGAAGAGATGGCAAAAGCGGATGATTTTCAATCGTGAGCCGTCACTTTGGAGCGCTCCCATGGTTTTTACGTGATAGAAGGCGCCGTGGAAGCGCCTCTTTCTTCTACCGCGACATTTCAGATCTGTGTGAGCTGTAACAGTTCCGCTTCGATTTTCTCCAGTTTCTTCTTCGCGTCCTCGAGGGCCTTTCGGTTCTCTTCGACCACGTGGGCGGGAGCGTTGGCGACGAATTTTTCGTTTTTGAGCATGCCCGAGAGTTTGACGACCTCTTTGGTCAGTTTGCTCTGCTGTTTTTCAAGACGCTCCAGTATGGGTTGCAGATCGATATCCGTCAGGGGCAGATAGACCTCCATGTGGTCGCTGACGTCGGTAATGGCATTTTCAACCTTTTCGTCCACAAACGTCACGTTTTCCGTTTTGGCAAGGAGCCGGATAAAAGGGGCGGCGAGTTTTCCGTCCATCGCCGCGTCCGGCTTGACATAGGCGATTTCGATCTTTTTGCCCGGCATATCCACTGTCGCTTTCGCCCGGCGTATGGCTACGATCGCCTCGATGATAAGGGAAAATTCCCGTTCGATCGATTCGTCCCGCGGCAGATTCTCGGGGTAGGGCATCACCATGATGGAGCCCTCTTTTTGGACGGTCGTTTCCGAGAGCCTGTGCCAGAGGTATTCGGTGATGAAAGGCATGAAGGGGTGCAGCAGCTTCATCGCCTCTTTGAAGATGGCCCCCAGCTCCGCGACACTCTCTTTGCTCGCCTTGCTCAGCTCGATGCCCCAGTCGCAGAACTCTCCCCAGAGGAAACGGTAAAGGGTCGTGGCGGCGTCGTTGAAACGGTACTGGTCGATGAAGCCCCTTGTCTCTTCGACAGCGAGCGAGAACCGGGAAAGAATATAGCGGCCCAGCGGCGTTTTGACTTCGATCTCTTCGAGGTTTTCGAAGCGGGGCACATTCATCTGCAGGTATTTCGCGGCATTGTAGAGCTTGTTGGTGAAATTCCTACTCTGGTCCAGCTTCTCGCTGCTTAGCCGGATGTCCCGGCCCTGTACGGCCAGGACGGCGAGAGTGAAGCGAAGCGCGTCGGCGCTGTACTGCTCGATCGTATCGAGGGGATCGATGACGTTGCCGCGGGATTTGGACATTTTGTTGCCATGCTCGTCCCGTACGAGGGCATGGAGATAGATATCTTTGAAAGGGAGCTCTTTCATGAAATGCTCTCCCATCATGATCATTCTCGCAACCCAGAAAAAGAGGATGTCGAAACCAGTGATCAGAAGGTCGTTGGGATAGAAGTTTTCGATGTCTCCCTCGTTCCATTTGACACCTTTGAGGGCCTCGCCGTTGCCCCAACCCAGTGTCGAAAAAGGCCAGAGAGCCGAACTGAACCAGGTGTCCAGAACGTCGGGGTCCTGCGTCATGCGGGTGCTGCCGCATTCGGGACATTTTTCGGGGTGTTCGTTCTCGTCCGCCCATTCATGGCCGCAGTCGTTGCAGTAGAAGACCGGAATGCGGTGTCCCCACCAGAGCTGGCGGCTGATGCACCAGTCTCTGAGGTCGCTCATCCATGCGTTGTAACTGTTGATCCAGTGGGGCGGGAAAAATTTCGCCTCACCGGCATTGACTTTTTCGATGGCTCTGGTCGCTATCTCCTTTTTGACGAACCACTGTTTGGAGATATAGGGTTCGACAACGTTGTGGCAGCGGTAGCAGTGGCCCACCTGATGGCGATGCTCCTCTGTTTTTTCGATGTATCCCTCCTCATAGAGGCGCTTGACGATTTTCTCTCTCGCGTCGAGCCTTTCGTGACCTTCGAACTCGCCGGCGAATTTGTTGAGAATCCCTTTTTCATCGAACACCGTGATAAAATCGAGGTTGTGGCGTTTTCCGACTTCGTAGTCGTTGGGGTCGTGGGCGGGGGTGACTTTGACCACGCCCGTTCCGAACTCCATATCGACATGTTCGTCGGCGATGATCGGAATTTCACGGCCGATCAGCGGCAGCCGCACCTTTTTGCCGATCAGATGCTTGTAGCGCTCATCGTCGGGATGGACCATGACGGCGGTATCGCCGAAATAGGTTTCGGGCCGGGTCGTTGCGACGACGACGAAGCCCTCTTCATCCGCCAGCGGATAGCGGATGTGATAGAGTTTTCCGTCGTGTTCCTCATACTCGACTTCGATGTCGCTCAAAGCACCGTCGTGGGTACACCAGTTGACCATGTAGTTTCCCCGGACGATGAGCCCCTCTTCGTAAAGCTGCACGAAAGCTTTTCGCACGGCGTTTTTGAGCCCTTCGTCCATCGTGAAGCGTTCACGGCTCCAGGCGGGTGAGACGCCGAGCTTGCGCATCTGGTGGACGATCATGCCGCCGCTGTGCTCTTTCCACTCCCAGACCCGCTGAAGAAACGCTTCGCGCCCCAGGTCCTCTTTGGTTTTTCCTTCGGCCAGCAGCTGCTTTTCAACGACATTCTGTGTCGCGATGCCCGCATGGTCCGTCCCCGGCTGCCAGAGGGTTCTGTAACCGTCCATGCGCTTGTAGCGTACGATGATATCCTGCAGCGTGAAAGTGAGTGCATGCCCGATATGAAGACTTCCCGTGACGTTCGGAGGCGGCATCATGATGCAAAAATTGCGGCCGGGTTTTTGAATCGCCCGGTTGCCGTCGATTTCGAAACAGCCGCCGCTTTCCCAGATGTTGTAAAATTGCTCTTCGATTTCGTGGGGATCGTACCCTTTTTTCTCGCTCATTCAATGCCCTCAAATGTAAAAAATTAAACGCGATTATATCCAATTGCGGGTAACATTCCGGTTAAAGGATGCAAGAATGAAAAAGAACCGCAGCGAAACCATGACAAAGGAAATGTTCGACCCATG
This genomic interval from Hydrogenimonas urashimensis contains the following:
- a CDS encoding valine--tRNA ligase; translated protein: MSEKKGYDPHEIEEQFYNIWESGGCFEIDGNRAIQKPGRNFCIMMPPPNVTGSLHIGHALTFTLQDIIVRYKRMDGYRTLWQPGTDHAGIATQNVVEKQLLAEGKTKEDLGREAFLQRVWEWKEHSGGMIVHQMRKLGVSPAWSRERFTMDEGLKNAVRKAFVQLYEEGLIVRGNYMVNWCTHDGALSDIEVEYEEHDGKLYHIRYPLADEEGFVVVATTRPETYFGDTAVMVHPDDERYKHLIGKKVRLPLIGREIPIIADEHVDMEFGTGVVKVTPAHDPNDYEVGKRHNLDFITVFDEKGILNKFAGEFEGHERLDAREKIVKRLYEEGYIEKTEEHRHQVGHCYRCHNVVEPYISKQWFVKKEIATRAIEKVNAGEAKFFPPHWINSYNAWMSDLRDWCISRQLWWGHRIPVFYCNDCGHEWADENEHPEKCPECGSTRMTQDPDVLDTWFSSALWPFSTLGWGNGEALKGVKWNEGDIENFYPNDLLITGFDILFFWVARMIMMGEHFMKELPFKDIYLHALVRDEHGNKMSKSRGNVIDPLDTIEQYSADALRFTLAVLAVQGRDIRLSSEKLDQSRNFTNKLYNAAKYLQMNVPRFENLEEIEVKTPLGRYILSRFSLAVEETRGFIDQYRFNDAATTLYRFLWGEFCDWGIELSKASKESVAELGAIFKEAMKLLHPFMPFITEYLWHRLSETTVQKEGSIMVMPYPENLPRDESIEREFSLIIEAIVAIRRAKATVDMPGKKIEIAYVKPDAAMDGKLAAPFIRLLAKTENVTFVDEKVENAITDVSDHMEVYLPLTDIDLQPILERLEKQQSKLTKEVVKLSGMLKNEKFVANAPAHVVEENRKALEDAKKKLEKIEAELLQLTQI
- the ppk2 gene encoding polyphosphate kinase 2, encoding MAKKNETMEELKEFEDVEVCGNSDPLPVLLKKKKAIRKYLEAEELKPYQAELIKLQKHLEINKLKMIILFEGRDAAGKGGTIRRVTRYMNEKHYRVVALGKPTEEQRTQWYFQRYVEQFPRGGEIVLFDRSWYNRAMVEPVFGFCTPEEYRTFIEDTPSFEKGLVRNGIILIKLYFSVTKEEQRRRFERRKTDPLRQWKLSEVDLQAQERWDDFTNMKYEMLKHTHTTIAPWTIIRSDNKHLARLNVMRVILNSIHYEGRDEMLDYVPDSNIVVSGAREIELMEAQRLRSGKFIG